Sequence from the Ictalurus punctatus breed USDA103 chromosome 10, Coco_2.0, whole genome shotgun sequence genome:
TATTAATGTTGTGGTGTTCCCCTTAAACTGTTTTCCCAAatctaaataaatgtaatgaagtttACCGGGAAATGTGGGTTCATTTATACGTTCCCTCATTTAAGCAGATAGTGCATTCCATAAAAAAACCCACCGATGTTTGTAGCCATGTCCTTCTCCACCTGCGCACGCCTTCATCGTACTTTCTCACACTCATACTGAAGCACGGTCACATGTTCACTTGAGGCCCCTTAATTTTAGTAGTGTAAACCACAGCATGCTCCATGACGCCGGGCCGTTTGAAGTCGAAAAACCCCGGACCGCGCTTACTACGGCCTTTATGATCACGTCTGAGCTATAAAAAACTCGCCGGCGGACTCCTACCAGGTCTGGAGGAGCTTCTGCGCCACACATGCTCACCGCAcctcactgtgctgtaatgatggccTTTGGACACCGTCGCACAAACATCCGAGCGAAAGACTCAAGATGCAAAATGAGATACGCTGAACACGTAAAGCAAAGCTACAAATTCGGCCGCCCTCGGACTACTTTTGTCTGTCTGTAGTAATTGTTATGATGACAACCACCCTCCCTcttactgcgtgtgtgtgtgtacattaccGTAAATTAGCGGTAATTAGTCTCTGCAGTGATAATGCCGGCTGCAGGGTGCTGAATCATCGTCTGCCAAGCTGACCCCCACACGAATCCGTGCCGTTTACACGTGACTTTTGCATTTGATTTCCATTTCATGTAAAAAGCTAGaatgtgtttattatatacactatacatgtgtgtgtaatgtgcttTACAGAATGCGTGTGTATGGAATGCGTCAGAGTTTGTGCTTCTATGCTCACTGACACTCTAGTGGGCGTACCTCTGTGTGTGGTGGCCTGTGTCTGAGTCGACCTGTGTGGCTCTGTATGGGTGGCCAGAAAGCAtttgtgcgcgcacacacacacacacacacacacacacacacacgcgcataccAACCACTTACCCATCCTCCTTGTTGTCTGATCCAGGCGGAAATGTGTTCCCTGATAAACTGCAATACCCAGCTAATGATGTTCTTGATGATTTCAAAGTGGTTTTGAGTCAGTGCCtgagggaggagagaagagagagctGAGTCTTTCCAGTAGCTTCTATAGTCTGTGCACAGTCAATTTCCTGTATCACTACCACCGATAAACATGTGGGAACAATTACGGGGTTATTTCAAGGCAATGGTACTTGCTCTTATTTGGACAAAtttctctaaaataaataaataaatacatacattttaaacttACCTTAGTTCTCCTTTGGTGTATATATAAAGTAGAACTCATTTGACCCACtaaatgctatatatatatatatatatatatatatatatatatatatatataaataaatatagcaaCCATACCACAATCATTCCTGTTAATTAAAGGAATCATTTTTCAACATCACTGAAAAAGTAAAATAAGACTTTAATCAGACGTTCCAACATCGATCATTTAACTTTAGCATTTATGATTCTGACCCCTTGCTACTGATACTTTTCTGCGTTCTCAGATACATCAGTGGACCAGTGGTCAGAAAAGCAAATTCAGTAAACAGGGAAGGATGCAGAATGTGCATATTAGAAGATCATTAAACCTCGCCCCAACTTTATCTAGGTGAACTTCGACCTGGTTTTGTTAGCCAATAGAATAGAAATGGTGGTTTGTCAAAAATTAAAGAGATACTTATTATAGTTGTTTGCACACATCTTGGGGGGGGCACTCATGTCCATTGATGTATAATTGGGTATTTGTGTTAAATATTCTTTTGTCTACCaagatttttttgttaataatgTTGGACACCTCTCTCATGCGACCTAGCCAGCAGTGTCGCTAGACTTACatccattttaattaaaatcaaaCCAGGAATTTGGCCATTTAACATCAATCGGACTGTATTTCCCCTCATGTTATTAGAACTTTCAAAACGCAGGAATGTTTTACCTTGTAAATGAGCCGATAGGCCAGATGAAAGAGAGCCACTATTCGCCCCCAGTTAATGCCGTCTGAAAAGATGCTCTTGGCCACAGTCGTGAACACCTCCTGAGCACAGTTCGCCTGCACAGTGTTGATGAGGCTGTCCAGAGATAAACATATGGTCATGTTCAACATACTGTGCTGACTTTAGATCATCTTGTTACAATTTCAGAAAAGGAATATAGCCagtttgttgctttttttttaatatcataaTTCTGGATTTTTTGAAAAACTCTCAAATTACATCAAAACACAACATTTAACCCATCGGCAATTTTAATACATGAACCTGAAATAGGAAAACAATGAGACTAGAAGCACTAAAATATCTAAACATTCGCAAAGATGATTAGTGCAACAGAAAATATTTCACCCTATCGTTAGGAAAAGAGATTCCTGGTGATGCTGGGGGTCTAAGAGAGCTTTAACTGATCCTGCTGTCGTCTCTTTAaccaatcatgggtgtctgtgagctcatttCATGGAAAAAGGCAATTAGCGCTCTTCTACAACCATGTTCAGCTGCAGAGTAAATCGGTTACTGAAGAGGAGTTTGGGGCTTAAGGGCCCGTTCACACGATATTTTCAACTAAAAACGGAAAACTTTTTTCCAACTAGAGATGGGTAAAGAAATATCGATTCTCCTATTCAATTGAAGGAAACGATATTGATTCGGGAATCCCCGAATCGTTTCTTAATATGCTTGAGAGGATGTGAATATTATCTGTAGTTTGCCTcttgtcctgaagatgtcgccaTCTTTCATGTTTTCAATTTTGAAAACTTAATTTTTAAACGTTGTTTCAAActgttaattaaataaataaataaataaataaatatatatatatatatatatatatataatgtgtgtgcagtttgtgcttacctTGAGTGCATTGTATACAcatttatgatttcttgttacaatgttactcaaagtaaaagtgaaatgttattaaacataattgtgtgggccctattgttaaagtaaatgtgtatttcactAATATAGCTAAGTAGGAGGGAttcagttaccagcatttatattaaaatatggactccatgtctgcaaaactaacatttttaatgaaatatcgATAGCTAATCGATAttgaatcaaatcaaaatcatataaataagtatCGAATCACCAAATTGGTCGAAATACCCAGCCCTAACGACAACGGCGCTTTGGAGCCTGAAAACACAAACTTTTCAAAAAGGTTTCAAATTGCAAGCTTTTGAAAGTGATGCCGTTATCGTCTCCgtgtaaacatacaaaaactgGAATCTGTGAATGACGTCATGTGCACGCGTATTACGTGTTCATGCGCGCGAGTACTTCAAAAATACGATGGCGATGACTACATGTGTTTGTGCTGCTTAAGATTTCGAGTTTATTGACTCTTCTCcagcaaagtgtagatttactgcatcacaaCTACAATCAGCAGAGACGAATTTGTTACATACCCCACattattaacccacatctaCACAGACAAAGGGTATTTAAAATCTTataattatctttgtaattgtctgtttGAGCATATCtgtatccttttattgctaataaaatacagaaagcaGACTGACTCACTATTTCGATTTTTttcagtatgtgtgtatatatttatacacacacacacacacacacacacagagtacacccctcacatttttgtaaatatttgattatatcttttcatgtgacaacactgaagaaatgacactttgctacaatgtaaagtagtgagtgtacagcttgtgtaacagtgtaaatttgctgtcctctcaaaataactcaatacacagccattaatgtctaaaccactggcaacaaaagtgagtacacccctaagtgaaaatgtccaaattgggcccaaagtgtcaatattttgtgtggctaccattattttccagcactgccttaagcctcttgggcatggagttcaccagagcttcacagattgctactggagtcctcttccactcctccatgacaacaccacagagctggtggatgttagagaccttgtgcacCTCCACGTTctatttgaggatgccccacagatgttcaatagggtttaggtctgaagacatgctcggccagtccatcaccttcaccctcagcttcattagcaaggcagtggttgtcttggaggtgtgtttggggttgttatcatgctggaatactgccctgcggtccagtctctgaagggaggggatcatgctctgctttagtatgtcacagtacatgttggcattcatggttccctcaatgaactgtagctccccagtgccggcagcactcatgcagccccagaccatgacactcacaccaccatgcttggctgtaggcaagacacacttgtctttgtactcctcacctggttgctgccacacacgcttgacatcaactgaaccaaataagtttatcttggtctcatcagaccacaggacatggttccagtaatccatgtccttagtctgcttgtcttcagcgaactgtttgcaggctttcttgtgcatcatctttagaagagtcttccttctgggacgatagccatgcagaccaatttgatgcagtgtgcggcgtatggtctgagcgcTGACAGGCTGAcctcccaccccttcaacctctgcagcaatgctggcagcactcatacgtctatttcccaaagacaacctctggatatgacgctgagcacgtacactcaacttctttggtcgaccatggcgaggcctgttctgagtggaacctgtcctgttaaaccgctgtatggtcttggccaccgtgctgcagctcagtgtcggggtcttggcaatcttcttatagtctaggccatctttatgtagagcaacaattctttttttcagatcctcagagagttctttgccatgaggtgccatgttgaacttccagtgaccagtatgagggagtgagagagcgatgacaccaaattaaacacacctgctccccattcacacctgagactttgtaacactaacaagtcacatgacaccggggaggaaaaatggctaattgggcccaatttggacattttcacttaggggtgtactcacttttgatgccagcggtttagacattaatggctgtgttgagttattttgaggggacagcaaatttatactGTTATACAATCTGTActctcactactttacattgtagcaaagtgtcatttcttcagtgttgtcacattaaaagatataatcagatatttataaaaatgtgaggggtgtactcacttttgcgagatactgtatatataatatatatattttaaatacttactttttaaaaattttgtgttaacagaattctgacctggagctcaagaaaagctaaaagatggGGTTGAAAACAGAGAAATccatttccacaatgaaaaaacCTTTGTGCAtatttcatgtacattaaattatattatattagggACGTCTCAGCATTGACAAGCGCGAGTTCtcacaattccttatgacaGTGAATAATTTTCCACGTCTAACTATCGAGATTGTAAGTAACCTAGACAGACCTTTTTTTGTACTCCACGTAGATCATAAACCGTTGAAATGGTTTGAGAAACAAACgttattgtgttttttatccagaaaaaccgcAGCTGCCCCGTtcacttgtttttgtttatacgGCAGTCTTTCCTGGATCAATATGGCAGACACGTCAACGTGAACGTTTATGTGCGCAGGCGCgtagtgtttctttacaaagtgaccTCGCCACCTACTGGcctggcatgcataatacagcGTTTTTTAGTCGTTTCCTGGATCCGTGTGAACGGGGATCGTTTTGACAATGTTAATGATAAGAGTCTTTGTTggtcacatacacattacagcacagtgaaattcttttcttcgcataccccagcgtgtcaggaagctggggtcagccacgatacagcacccctggagcgccttgctcaagggcccaacagtggcagcttggcagtgctagggcctgaacccccgaccttctgatcagtatccCAGAGCCAACCCAAGTCACCACTGTCCCCATGTTGTCGTCTGTATGCGAAACTTTTCAAAAACGcaagttttttttcttagttCCGTTTTTAGTACATTGTTGTCGTGTAAACGTACCCTAAGTGAGCAAAGTACATTGTGGTAAATGTGAACTTTTTAACCTTATCCTATGTGACAAATGACCATGGTCTTATAAGGAGTTTAGATTGTGCCAATTTTAAAAGAACATGAAAAAATGCAAATTGTTGATGGTTATGGTGGTGCCTTCTCTTACAAAGTGGGCCAAGAGCAATTCATGATCAAATAGATTCAAATAGCGCAAAGAATGAGTCACATACACCAACAGGAGTGCCTTATTGTACAATATAGTACCCCACTATGGTGTTGAGATTGTTGCTGTGAATTCGAGCCCAATCTTCCACTGACTGCATGCAgataatcacacacaaacaactcCTGTGTTTCAGAGTTCCATCAGACTCGTTGAACAAGTCACACACAGATTTGACCGTGTGCAGCCTACAGTTCGTCCTGGAGCATGGGAGTGTCTGTATTGTGTTCTGCCTGGTCATGAAACACAAAAGGCAACCTCCAAGTCTACCGACAAACTTTATCCACTTTTATGGCAGGCACACAACCTACTGATATGCACAAACAGGTGCTGCTATTGGTGGATGCGACTTCATTTGTTTGTAGTGGGGGGTGGTGTAACACTGCATTCCTGAGTAACTGTAGTCATCAGTAACAATACAGAATTTTTCTTACTGTTGAAGCTCTGCATTCCGGTTCAGCTCATCTGCGATCTTGAGAAGCTGATCTACAACTTCTTTAACATGAGGATCATCTCCTTCACTAGCTGTTCCTCCGAGGTCCACGGCGCTGACGTGCATGTCCGGGTCCTCTGTAGTGATCCGCTCGATTACATATCTTCAGGTGAAAACAAGCCACAGTCAGGATAAGCAGTGAGGCAACTATAGTCAAAGATGTAAATATGTGAATGTGCAGTAAGTGGGTTAATGTACCCTCTTAGTACTAGGGCACCTTCTTCCATGATCCTATCATCAATCACATCTGAAATATAAAAGAATTATTTAActaaaagtgaaaagaaaaagaaaaaaaacagtaaggTGATACATGTTGGTGTTAGAGCCCCAAAGACCCCCAAACCCCTAAAGCTGTAGTGAGGACAGCACAGACTGATTTAGACTGAATTAGATATTGCCATTGTCTTGCTAAATGATTATACTCGTTTTGAAATAGGGTTGGATGATATGACAATAACATATGGTGAAACCTTTCTAATTTAATCATAATTCATATTCAATATGATTCAATTCTTATTCATGTTGCACTTTTCAAGAGTCCAAAATCTGAGTGCTTTACATAAGATTACAAATTCTAAACCAATCCACAATCATGAACAATACATATAAGGACAAAAGAACTTTGATGAATAAAAGAAAGATAGCATAAGATACAGGTTTGCTTACCAACACCtataaaaatttataaaactgcatttCAATTAGAAATCTGAGAAGACAGTTATTTCCCtcgggggggaggggggggtgtaATTTCCCTTTTTGTTGCTGTAATCATGGATTGGCTTTAGGGGATTTTTGGTACCGCATTGTACATTTTGTATTACACCGACTTGGCCTGGCTTTACACG
This genomic interval carries:
- the zgc:153993 gene encoding apoptosis regulator BAX, translated to MADSHGNDRTDDTEGATGGEDVIDDRIMEEGALVLRGYVIERITTEDPDMHVSAVDLGGTASEGDDPHVKEVVDQLLKIADELNRNAELQHLINTVQANCAQEVFTTVAKSIFSDGINWGRIVALFHLAYRLIYKALTQNHFEIIKNIISWVLQFIREHISAWIRQQGGWGGVIRSVSRWRSVSIIAAVAFIAAAVYWRRTR